CTCTTCCGGACTGACGTAAGCCGCGGCACTGATTGCGGCCAGCAGCAGCCGCCGGGGTGTGGTTCGCGAGGCCAGCAGTCCTTCGATATGCGGCCAGGCCTCGCTGACTTCGTGTGCGGCGGCTGCCTTGATCGCCTGATAGTGGATCTCCTCGTTGTCGCTATTCAGCGATTGAAGGATTTCTTCCTCGAATCCTGGAACATAGCGCATCGCAAACACAGCGGTGAGCTTCCAATCCTTGTCGGCGCCACCATAGGCTGTACGAATTGCTTCGGCGTGCCAGTCGGCGTCAGCGCGTACGGAGGCTTCGAGGACGTGTCGCCGGACAAGTTTGCGCGCCGACTCATCCTTATATAAACCATGCAATGTGGCCTTATATAAACCATGCAATGTGGCCTTGATCTTCTCGAAGGTTTCCTCCGTAATCGGCGGGTTTTCGCCGATGTCTTCCAGGAAGGGGTCGTCGAATCCGTCCATCTCCGTCTGTTCGAGCACCGGCCCGAGCGCGATTGCGGCGGTCGCGCGCATTTCATCGGATTCCGTCGAATTGCTCACAATGCCGAGCAAGAGTTCGGCCATCTCGTCATCCATGACCACGAGTTCGCCAGAGAGCTCGGCGGCGATCCTCCGATCGGATGGCGGGCCGCTGCGCAAGGTTTGTTTCAGCAGGTCTGCCGCATTGTCGGGCCACTCCCATGGGGACGTATCTGCCAGCAATCGTATGTTCACAACATCAATTGTACTCAGTCAAAGTAGTGATGAGGCTGGAAACGTTAATGAAGGCTAAGCGATCGAGGAGGATAGGCGAAACAAGGCAGGGTGACGATCTATGGGACGAACCGGAAGGGCTGCCGGGCGCCTTATCAAATGCTTTCTCAAAATGAAAACTTTTCGCCAAAGGCGCCTCCCGCGGGAATTCATTCTTTTCTGTGGCATGACCACACGGCATCTGATAAAACATGTGGTACAGCCACAGGAGAGTAGATGAACGATAAACTGGATCTATTACAGGGCACGCTCGACCTCATGGTGTTGCGCACCCTTGCCGCGATGGGACCGCAGCATGGATACGGTGTCGCACGGCGGATCGAACAGATCAGCGGCGATACTGTGGTCCTCAATCAGGGAACAATTTATGCCGCCCTGGTGCGGCTGGTGCAGCGCAGGCTGATCAAGGCGGAGTGGGGCACCTCGGATAACAATCGGAAAGCCCGGTATTACTCCCTGACGCCGCGCGGCCGCAAACACCTTGAGGAACGGGCGGAGACGTGGCAGCGGCTGACATCCGTGATGGAACGTATTTTCCAGCAGGATCCGGAGGAATCGCAGAGATGATCTCATGGCTGTGCCGGCTATTCGCCCGGCTCCACGCTCTTTTTTTCCAGTCACGGCTGGATCGGCAACTCGATGAAGAGCTTAACATGCACATCGAGCTGCTTATCGAAGAGAACATTCAGCGCGGGATGAACCCGGAAACGGCGCGCCGCGAAGCCCGGCTCAAAGTCGGCAGCCGGGACGCCGCCAAAGAACTGCATCGCGATGCACGCGCGTTCCGCTTCGTCGATGATTTTCTTCAGGATGTGCGGTACTCGATGCGAGTGCTTGTCCGCAATCCGCTGTTCATCCTGCTCGCAGCGCTGTCGCTGGCGATCGGCATCGGCGCCGACACCACGGTCTTCTCCGTCGCGAACGCACTGCTTTTCCGCCGGCCCGCCGGTATCCGTGAACCGAATCGGCTTATCGACATCAGCCAGGCGAAACCCGGACGGATCGACGTACGCGAAGTTTCGTATCCGCAATACATCGATATTCAAGAACGCGCTTCGACTCTGGATGGCGTTTTTCTATATGAGCCCATGCCCAGACCGGTAAGTCTTTCCGGCCGCGATGGCGCCGAATCCATTTTCGCAACCACCGTCTCCGTAAATTATTTCGAGGTCCTCGGAGCGCAACCGGCCGCAGGACGGTTCTTCAACTCCAACGACAGCACGAACGGCCGCAGCGAACCGTTCGCAGTAATCAGCTATTCCCTGTGGCAACAGCACTTCAAGAGAGATACCGGAGCGATTGGTCAGACGATCAGGATCAACCATGAGGCATATGCCGTGCTGGGTGTTGCATCCGAAGGCTTCCAGGGCTCAAGCATTACGACTCCGGACGTCTGGCTTCCTGTCGGCGGAACTCCCCAGGATTCGCTGCGCCTCACAATGCGTGGAGTCGGGTGGGCACTCATGGGCGGCCGATTGAAACCGGGTGCGACAACCGCTCAAGCAGCGGCCGAGTTGAAGGCCATCGGAACGGCACTCGCCAACGACCACCCGAACGAGAAACGGGGTCTCGAACTCCGCGTGGCGGATCTTTCTCCAATTCCCGGAAATCTTGTGCTTCCCGTTACCGGGATATTCACTCTGATGATCGCATTCGTATCACTGGTCCTGGTCATCGCGTGTGCCAACCTCGCGGGAGTCCTGCTGTCGCGGGCAACTAAGAGACGCCGTGAAATCGCCGTCAGGCTTGCCATCGGCGCGGGACGCTACCGTCTGATCCGCCAACTCCTGACCGAAACACTGATGATCTTCAGCATCGGTGGAGTTGCCGGCCTCCTGCTGTCCCGCGGGCTGACGGCACTGCTGATCTCGCAACTTCCGAAGACCGGAATTCCGTTCCATCTCTCGACCGGTCTCGATGGCCGTGTGGCCGCGTTCACGCTCGGGCTGTCGCTGATTTCGGCTGTGCTGTGCGGACTGGCGCCGGCGCTTCAGTCATCGAAAACCGATGTCATTTCGACCCTGAAAAACGATGCCACGGCCACAACCCATCGTTCGCGCGCGCAGAACGTCTTTGTCATCGCCCAGGTTGCCTTCAGCAT
The sequence above is a segment of the Terriglobia bacterium genome. Coding sequences within it:
- a CDS encoding PadR family transcriptional regulator; translated protein: MNDKLDLLQGTLDLMVLRTLAAMGPQHGYGVARRIEQISGDTVVLNQGTIYAALVRLVQRRLIKAEWGTSDNNRKARYYSLTPRGRKHLEERAETWQRLTSVMERIFQQDPEESQR
- a CDS encoding ABC transporter permease, whose translation is MISWLCRLFARLHALFFQSRLDRQLDEELNMHIELLIEENIQRGMNPETARREARLKVGSRDAAKELHRDARAFRFVDDFLQDVRYSMRVLVRNPLFILLAALSLAIGIGADTTVFSVANALLFRRPAGIREPNRLIDISQAKPGRIDVREVSYPQYIDIQERASTLDGVFLYEPMPRPVSLSGRDGAESIFATTVSVNYFEVLGAQPAAGRFFNSNDSTNGRSEPFAVISYSLWQQHFKRDTGAIGQTIRINHEAYAVLGVASEGFQGSSITTPDVWLPVGGTPQDSLRLTMRGVGWALMGGRLKPGATTAQAAAELKAIGTALANDHPNEKRGLELRVADLSPIPGNLVLPVTGIFTLMIAFVSLVLVIACANLAGVLLSRATKRRREIAVRLAIGAGRYRLIRQLLTETLMIFSIGGVAGLLLSRGLTALLISQLPKTGIPFHLSTGLDGRVAAFTLGLSLISAVLCGLAPALQSSKTDVISTLKNDATATTHRSRAQNVFVIAQVAFSIILVVAAGLFIGALRRMISLDLGYDPHNVELATVDLSMAQYGETGRPFIRELDERIRALPGVQESTIAALLPTDAGIRIGLRDVKADSPPPDPDQQPSSVAWNFVGPGYFSTMKIPFLDGRDFDAGDQTESQPVAIVSETAARKLWLGRNAIGQYLPAGVLASEGVNARAALVVGVVRDVRSMGRDARIAPLIYRPLQQQYLPRVTIAARTTPGHRLAGEIRAALFSMNPNLPILTSQTLEEAADANVAGQRGAASVTGGLGLVGLLLASIGVYGVTAYTVAQRTREIGIRMALGAQRSQVTRMVLRQGMSVVGIGSTIGLALAFIASRLLQGSMLNIPPTDVATFAGAAALFIVVGLIACCVPVHRATRIDAMSALRHE